The following DNA comes from Candidatus Binatia bacterium.
GGGGATCAACGAAGTGCGTCTGCGGGCGCACAAAAAATCGCGGAAAGAACCGCGCGCACACCAGAGCGAGGTCGAGGGTGCGCTCGTGGCCATGGATCCGCGGACGGGAGAGGTGCGGGCACTGGTCGGCGGCTACGATTTTTCCATCAGCCAGTTCAACCGCGCGCTGCAAGCGAAGCGCCAGCCCGGGAGCGCATTCAAGCCGGTGATCTACTCCGCCGCTTTGGAGGCGGGCTACTCGGAGCTGTCGGTCGTGCCGGATGCCCCGCTGACCTTTCGCCTGGCGCCGGGGAAATTCTGGCAGCCGCAGAACTACGACAACCGCTTCGTCGGGATGGTCACTCTGCGCAGCGCATTGGCGCATTCTCTTAACAGCGTCGCGATACGGCTGGTGCAGCGCGTCGGCCTCGAGCGAGTCATCCAGCAGGCGCGCAAGCTCGGCATCGAATCTCCGTTGGAAAAAAATCTGTCGTTGGCTTTGGGCTCCAACTCGCTGTCGCTTATGGAGATGGTGCGCGCGTACGGCGTGTTCGCCAGCGGCGGCAACCTGGTCGAGCCGCTTTTTATTTTGAAGGTAACCGACCGGAATGGAAACGTCCTGGAAGAGAGCGAGCCAAAAGTAAAGCCGGTGCTTTCTCCGGAGGTCGCCTATGTGCTGACCGACATGCTTAAAAACGTGGTCCAGAGTGGGACGGGTAGGGCGGCGGCCAAGCTCGGAGCCAACGTCGCCGGCAAGACCGGCACCACCAGCGAGTTTCGCGACGGTTGGTTCATCGGGTACAATCCCGAGCTTATCGCCGGAGTTTGGGTGGGTCACGACGACCATAGGCCGATGGCGGATAAGGAAACGGGCGCCAGCACCGCGCTTCCTATTTGGGTAAACTTCATGACCGGCGCGGGCCAGCAGAACAACGCGGCGGAATTTCCGGTGCCTGAAGGAATCAACTGGTTGGAGGTCAACCTGCGCGAGCGCTATCCCTTGCCGCTCTTCGAAAGCTCGCCGTTGGCCAGAATTCCTTATACGGCAGGGGCCAAGATAACGCCGTTCGCGCCGGCAAAGGCGGCGCCGGAAAACCAGATGGAAGCCGCTCCGGACACGCAGCCTGCCGACCTGACCGAGAGCGCCGATCCAGGCCGGCCTCTGCGCACCGCTTGGTAAACCTCAATCGTTTTCACCCCCTTGCAAGTGCTGGGAAGTTGTGCAATAAAAATTCCTTAGCGAGCAGGCTCTTGAGTTGTGGGAAAGGAGGTGAACAAGGATGGGAAAACGAGTTGCTTTATGGTCAGTGGTGGCCCTCTTTACTTTGAGTCTAGCGTTTGCCGGTTGCGGTAAGAAAGAAGAACCGCCTCCGCCTCCTCCGGCTCCAGCGCCAGCGGCGCCGACGGCTCCGGAGAGCGGCACCGGTCCTGGCGCGATGGCTCCTGCCCCGGGCGGCGAACCAGCACCCGCAGCGCCAATGGCTCCGGAGAGCAAGCCGGCAGAGAAAAAGGACGGAGCAAAAGCCAAGTAAGGCTCAATTCGCCTTGTTGGTTTCTGCAGCCTGAAAAAAGGGGAAGGGTACTCAACTCTTCCCCTTTTTGCAACTTGTCAGGCCGCTGAAAAAGGCTCATCTGTTTCGTTGCGCTCGGTCCGCTTTGCGTCAACGTACTAGAAGAGTACGCCTCCGCTCGCGGACCTTCGCGCGCCTTGCATCTGAGACCTTTTTGATCGGCCTGACCATAATGTAATCCAATTTTCTCTCAGTTGTTTGCATGAGCGTTCCGCACTCGTCGGATTTCGGACAAGAGTGGCGACGAACCCTTACATGACGTTTACGGAGCACCTGGAAGAGCTCCGTTGGCGGCTGCTCAAGTCCCTTGCGGCCGTCGCGCTGGCGTTTGTATTTTGTTACCTCGAGTCGGGTAAAATAATTGCTTTCATGAAAGCGCCTCTACAGCAGAACCTCCTGCCCGGCCAGAGCCTCATCGGCACGGGAGTCGCCGAAGCTTTTTTCGTCGAGATGAAGGCGGGGCTGGTCGGCGGAGTTTTTCTCGCTTCCCCGGTGATCTTCTTTCAGATCTGGCGCTTCCTCGCTCCAGGACTCCTGGGCAGCGAGAAGAAAATGGCTGTTCCCTTCGTGCTTTGTGCCACGCTGTTCTTTCTCGGCGGGGCTTATTTTTGTTATCGCATCGTTCTTCCCATTGCCTTTCAATATTTTATCGAGCAGTACGCGTCCATCGCGGTCGCGCCGGAGATCCGCATCGGCGAGTATTTCAGTTTTTTTTTCCGCATGATATTGGCGTTTGGAATTACCTTTGAGATGCCGGTGTTCACTTTC
Coding sequences within:
- a CDS encoding PBP1A family penicillin-binding protein, with the protein product MITRLKEKSFLFRFIVWTVGIIFLGGFVIVAGLLYYFGHDLPSRLDLKSGYRPAVVSTVYDVRGQPIGEFYHQRRIVVPLDRIPQHVIRAFLAAEDSRFFAHRGIDVFAIVRAIFSNLRKGAVREGASTITQQLVRGFFLTPERTVARKIREAILAYRVEKNHTKEEILYLYLNQVYFGHGNYGIEAAGRDYFGKGVDQLSLAEAALLAGLPRSPSRNSPYRDFFAATERQRYVLRRMLREKFINQAEYQEALQTPVRLAPAPALNSQIAPYFVEYVRRVTGDRYGFDPLLQGGLHIHTTLDAAVQLAAQKALREGINEVRLRAHKKSRKEPRAHQSEVEGALVAMDPRTGEVRALVGGYDFSISQFNRALQAKRQPGSAFKPVIYSAALEAGYSELSVVPDAPLTFRLAPGKFWQPQNYDNRFVGMVTLRSALAHSLNSVAIRLVQRVGLERVIQQARKLGIESPLEKNLSLALGSNSLSLMEMVRAYGVFASGGNLVEPLFILKVTDRNGNVLEESEPKVKPVLSPEVAYVLTDMLKNVVQSGTGRAAAKLGANVAGKTGTTSEFRDGWFIGYNPELIAGVWVGHDDHRPMADKETGASTALPIWVNFMTGAGQQNNAAEFPVPEGINWLEVNLRERYPLPLFESSPLARIPYTAGAKITPFAPAKAAPENQMEAAPDTQPADLTESADPGRPLRTAW
- the tatC gene encoding twin-arginine translocase subunit TatC, which gives rise to MTFTEHLEELRWRLLKSLAAVALAFVFCYLESGKIIAFMKAPLQQNLLPGQSLIGTGVAEAFFVEMKAGLVGGVFLASPVIFFQIWRFLAPGLLGSEKKMAVPFVLCATLFFLGGAYFCYRIVLPIAFQYFIEQYASIAVAPEIRIGEYFSFFFRMILAFGITFEMPVFTFFLVRLGIVDHRTMWRSFRYAIVLIFIAAAILTPTPDIINQTLLAAPMLILYCLSILVAYIWRRRPQTT